One genomic segment of Chelonia mydas isolate rCheMyd1 chromosome 1, rCheMyd1.pri.v2, whole genome shotgun sequence includes these proteins:
- the RXYLT1 gene encoding ribitol-5-phosphate xylosyltransferase 1 isoform X7, producing the protein MALGSRGHWLNRAGRSLCSSPLGHGLSGEAAPNPDTEQGLGLPQKHPIALPLHVRCTRYRNFPMVEPNWSMLRSPRSYLCNFLGTVYKNSSRENLMEVLKQDGLDKLCWIAAREQWQPQETNESFRIYQDALLQSDLTLCPVGVNTECYRIYEACSYGSVPVVEDVMTPGKCGNSSIYHSAPLQLLKTMGAPFIFIKNWEGLPAVLEKEKNMSLQEKIQRRKKLIEWYRHFKAQMRDKFINILENSFLPNDKGG; encoded by the exons atggcactggggagcagaggCCACTGGCTGAACAGAGCtgggagatcactctgcagctctcccctgggacatggactcagtggtgaggctgcacccaaccctgacacagaacaaggactgggcctgccccagaaacaccccatagccctgcccctccatgtcaGGTGCACCAG ATATAGGAATTTCCCCATGGTAGAGCCCAACTGGTCAATGCTACGTTCTCCAAGATCATATCTATGTAATTTTTTAGGAACTGTGTATAAGAATTCATCTAGGGAGAACCTAATGGAAGTTTTGAAACAAGACGGGCTTGATAAACTCTGTTGGATTGCAGCCAGAGAACA GTGGCAGCCTCAAGAAACAAATGAAAGTTTTAGAATCTATCAAGATGCATTGCTGCAGAGTGATCTCACATTGTGCCCAGTGGGAGTAAATACAGAATGCTATAGAATTTATGAAGCTTGTTCATATGGCTCTGTTCCTGTTGTAGAAGATGTAATGACACCAGGCAAGTGTGGAAATTCATCTATATACCACAGTGCTCCACTGCAATTACTAAAGACCATGGGGGCTCCATTTATCTTTATTAAAAACTGGGAAGGACTTCCTGCTGttttagaaaaagagaaaaatatgagCTTACAAGAAAAAATTCAAAGGAGAAAAAAGCTTATAGAATGGTACCGGCACTTCAAAGCACAAATGAGAGATAAATTTATTAATATCTTGGAAAATTCATTTTTACCAAATGATAAAGGAGGTTAA
- the RXYLT1 gene encoding ribitol-5-phosphate xylosyltransferase 1 isoform X6 — MESSAAGKSWRHFSSNMALGSRGHWLNRAGRSLCSSPLGHGLSGEAAPNPDTEQGLGLPQKHPIALPLHVRCTRYRNFPMVEPNWSMLRSPRSYLCNFLGTVYKNSSRENLMEVLKQDGLDKLCWIAAREQWQPQETNESFRIYQDALLQSDLTLCPVGVNTECYRIYEACSYGSVPVVEDVMTPGKCGNSSIYHSAPLQLLKTMGAPFIFIKNWEGLPAVLEKEKNMSLQEKIQRRKKLIEWYRHFKAQMRDKFINILENSFLPNDKGG, encoded by the exons ATGGAAAGCTCTGCTGCAGGAAAGAGTTGGAGACACTTCA gctccaacatggcactggggagcagaggCCACTGGCTGAACAGAGCtgggagatcactctgcagctctcccctgggacatggactcagtggtgaggctgcacccaaccctgacacagaacaaggactgggcctgccccagaaacaccccatagccctgcccctccatgtcaGGTGCACCAG ATATAGGAATTTCCCCATGGTAGAGCCCAACTGGTCAATGCTACGTTCTCCAAGATCATATCTATGTAATTTTTTAGGAACTGTGTATAAGAATTCATCTAGGGAGAACCTAATGGAAGTTTTGAAACAAGACGGGCTTGATAAACTCTGTTGGATTGCAGCCAGAGAACA GTGGCAGCCTCAAGAAACAAATGAAAGTTTTAGAATCTATCAAGATGCATTGCTGCAGAGTGATCTCACATTGTGCCCAGTGGGAGTAAATACAGAATGCTATAGAATTTATGAAGCTTGTTCATATGGCTCTGTTCCTGTTGTAGAAGATGTAATGACACCAGGCAAGTGTGGAAATTCATCTATATACCACAGTGCTCCACTGCAATTACTAAAGACCATGGGGGCTCCATTTATCTTTATTAAAAACTGGGAAGGACTTCCTGCTGttttagaaaaagagaaaaatatgagCTTACAAGAAAAAATTCAAAGGAGAAAAAAGCTTATAGAATGGTACCGGCACTTCAAAGCACAAATGAGAGATAAATTTATTAATATCTTGGAAAATTCATTTTTACCAAATGATAAAGGAGGTTAA